One window of Candidatus Desulfatibia profunda genomic DNA carries:
- a CDS encoding aminopeptidase has product MKLIRIQLLLCLLLAAVLTGCDSLRFYSQAVSGQVALLNKRRSIDRFLADAQTPEKLKNKLRLILELRAYAINTLHLPVNDHYLSFVELDRPYVLWIVYATPEFSLTPKTWCHPVVGCTAYRGYFSQENAQRYADKLKKEKLDVYVGGVRAYSTLGWFDDPVYSSFVYDAEAELAALVFHELAHQILYVNDDTTFNESFATAVEQEAVRRWLAARNNPAAFGDYQASFRRRRQFVQLIEKYRGRLTALYSKDLPEPEKRRIKALVFDELKDEYRLLKQQWDGDLGYDAWFGHKLNNAQLITVSIYHDLVPAFLSLLQACDNDLQRFYQKCRDLAQKSKAERQLYLQKESRIWLSPS; this is encoded by the coding sequence TTGAAATTGATTCGTATTCAACTCCTCTTATGTCTGCTGCTGGCCGCAGTCTTAACCGGCTGTGACTCCCTGCGGTTCTATAGCCAGGCAGTGTCCGGCCAGGTCGCTCTTTTAAACAAACGCCGTTCCATTGACCGCTTCCTGGCCGATGCTCAAACCCCTGAAAAACTAAAAAACAAACTTAGGTTGATTCTGGAATTGCGCGCTTATGCCATAAACACCCTGCACCTGCCGGTCAATGACCACTACCTAAGCTTCGTTGAACTCGATCGTCCCTATGTTCTCTGGATCGTGTATGCCACGCCGGAATTTTCTTTAACGCCCAAAACCTGGTGCCACCCGGTGGTCGGTTGTACGGCCTACCGGGGATATTTTTCACAAGAAAACGCCCAGCGTTATGCTGACAAACTAAAAAAAGAAAAACTCGACGTTTATGTCGGCGGTGTTCGCGCTTATTCCACGCTGGGCTGGTTTGACGATCCGGTTTACAGCTCGTTTGTTTATGATGCTGAAGCCGAGCTGGCAGCACTTGTTTTTCATGAACTGGCCCACCAGATCTTATATGTCAACGACGACACAACCTTTAATGAAAGCTTTGCTACCGCCGTTGAACAAGAAGCTGTGCGCCGCTGGCTGGCCGCCCGCAATAATCCTGCCGCCTTTGGCGATTATCAGGCGAGCTTCCGGCGCCGCCGGCAGTTTGTGCAACTGATCGAAAAATACCGCGGCCGGCTTACAGCGCTGTATAGCAAAGATTTGCCGGAGCCGGAAAAACGGCGTATCAAAGCTTTGGTATTTGACGAGTTGAAAGATGAATACAGGCTGCTGAAACAGCAGTGGGATGGAGATTTGGGCTATGATGCCTGGTTTGGTCATAAATTAAACAATGCTCAGTTGATCACCGTATCCATCTATCATGATCTTGTCCCGGCGTTTTTAAGCCTTCTGCAAGCCTGCGACAACGATCTCCAACGGTTCTATCAAAAATGCCGGGATCTTGCTCAAAAGTCCAAAGCAGAACGCCAGCTCTATCTTCAAAAAGAGTCTCGAATTTGGCTTTCCCCAAGCTGA